DNA from Pseudophryne corroboree isolate aPseCor3 chromosome 7, aPseCor3.hap2, whole genome shotgun sequence:
AGGGgtctgtgtgtaggggggaggtggTGGTGTCTGTATTGGGGTTGGTGAGGGGTCTGTGTGTAGAGGGGAGGTGGGGGTGTCTGTATTGGGGTTGGTGAGGGGTCTGTGTGTAGAGGGGAGGTAGGGGTGTCTGTATTGGGGTTGGTGAGGGgtctgtgtgtaggggggaggtggGGGTGTCTGTATTGGGGTTGGTGAGGGgtctgtgtgtaggggggaggtggGAGTGTCTGTATTGGGGTTGGTGAGGGgtctgtgtgtaggggggaggtggGGTTGTCTCTGTATTGGGGTTGGTGAGGGgtctgtgtgtaggggggaggtggGGGTGTCTGTATTGGGGTTGGTGAGGGgtctgtgtgtaggggggaggtggGGGTGTCTGTATTGGGGTTGGTGAGGGgtctgtgtgtaggggggaggtggGGGTGTCTGTATTGGGGTTGGTGAGGGgtctgtgtgtaggggggaggtggGGTGTCTCTGTAATGGGGTTGGTGAGGGGTCTGTGTGTAGGGGTTGAGGTGGGGTGTCTCTGTATAGGGGTTGGCGAGGGGTCTGGAGGTGGGGGGTCTATGGTGTGTTGTATCTCTAGTAAGAGTGACTCTGTACCCTGCTATCAGGAAGAGGACAGATCTGTGTGATAGCTGGAAGTCAGAGCTCTGCATTCGCACCACATCTGCCTGGTCATCCTTATACTGGTCCTATAGGCTGCACTCTCTGTTATGGTTTTAGCTACCAAAGTGTCTGCCCCCTCAGCATCTAATACTACAAATATAACATGGCATATAACACAATGTCCATTATAAGACAAGGCATGACTTTTTTTATTATTCCGAGCATATTGTACATTAGTACAGTGGATACCAGGGCTCTTTCAACCACAATATCCTGTGACCCCATTGTTGCTGCTGCCTCTTACTTGTGCACCTGCCTTGAATGCAGCTGAACAGAGAAGAGGAAAGAGCAGGGCTATATAATGCATCCTGAGCTGAGAGAGTGATATGTGGGGCTGTGCGGGTCATGTGTGGTcattataacccccccccccccccgcctcctccTCCTGAGGTTAGTACCAGGCGCAGTGCCTCTCCTCTCCCTGTATCAGCAGGTGACCTGAGGCAGAGGCTGCCGCCTCTCCCTCTCTGCTCTGATTGTTCTGCCAGGAGCAGGTGTGGGACTTACAGACCCCAGGGCAGAGCAGGCTACACGGGTAATAGTGTGTCAGCTTCACTCATCTACAGCTTCACCGTCGCGCCactatggcagcctgcagcagaagGCGATTGCTGAGGGCTGCTGTCGTGGAGGTGCCCCCCTCCCCTTCATATGCACAGATGTTTGCACAAACACAATGCCTAGAAACAGATCAGGACCCGTTGCCAGCGAGGAACCCGGCTGATTCCCTGCCCCAGTTACTGCAGATGACAAATCGGCTTCTCTAGACCGGGAAAGACTTTATCACCATTCCCCAGGAGCTCCTGCTAATCGTCTTTCCAGGCACAGGAGCTAAGAGGTTAACCAATAATAATGACCATTATTTCCCCATGTGTGCTTGCATGTATATTGCATAGGGCTGTGTGTTAACCCCTTTTTCTTCCTGCGCTGCATTTGGAAAATATATGgcaatatatatattctatatatttatCACCTAGAAATCTATACGCGATTAAAGTCAGATATTTGTTAAAATCTGCAATAATGAAAAATGTTCTCAATGTGATTtgcttttttatatgtttttttttttttttttttttttttttagcacaataGCTGGTTTCCAGCCTGATACGGCCAATGAGAGCTCACACTGAGCTGGCAAGAGGACTGGCGCTGAATGCCGACTGAGAGTGCTTTTCTTTTCCCCTTTCTGTGGCGTGGATGGAGTTTTATAGAGCTGGGATATTAATTGATCGCTTCTGGctcctactcctcctcctcctcctctcctttcTGATACAGAAAACCCACTACTAGCTGTAGGCTTCCCAGACCTTTCAGCGACAATATATGGGGAAAATAAAAGGCATTCTGTACGGATGAGAGAGAGTTTTTTTCCCCCCTCTATCCCATTAGCGCTATCTAGGAGCCTCATATTAGGAACCATTCTAAGATTGACAGATCCTCCCTGGCGGAAAAGGGGTTAAGCGCGGCGAGCTCCCGCCTGCAATGTCTCCCACCTTGTGATATTGGGAATGTTGCGGTAGGAAGGGCTCGCACTCTCCCTACATCTCATTTGTATGCAGCGCCTGGCTCCACCAAAGCACCTTCTGTGCGGCTTCAAACATAGATCATGTAATGATACTGCTGATCTTCctctgcacaaatcactgggaggGGAGCCAAGCTGACGGAATGGGGGAGGAGGGAGAGTGGCCAGCTCTGGAGAAGTACTAGGTAACCTCAGCTAATGAGGGGCACAGGTGCGGATGTGATGAGTCCGTGGGGagtcacaatggggggggggggggggggggcgtatacAGCCACTCGGCATGATTATGTTTCGCAGCTCCCAAGCGGTTTGCGCTGTGGTCGTCCAGCCGGCAGGAcaggatgggacttgtagttccacgaaaGCTGGAGAGCACCAGGTTGCTGATTCCTATAGCTGGGGTGCATGtagtatgtgaccacattgtttaagtaACACTGAATTTTAACCGTAAGACCGCCGCAAAGCATGTCCGCTAGAAAACAGGAAAGCAGTGTGCAGGTGAGCCTCAAACCAggtagggttgggtatgggtgaccggcgcttgggatcccgtcgGTCACCCATGCCGACTCCGGGATCCTGGGGAATAGAATGCCGGGGgggactattcccactttatggatgtcgtggacacaagtggaaatagtccctagtCAGCAGTTTTTGAGGGGTAAGGATgtaggcgtctgtattgtgaccacataactacatcccgcaaGGAAGCCTGTCTACAAATTGGTACACATTACATGGCCAACAAACGATGCCATGTCGTCGACGATTTCCCGGACAAACGACGTAGTGTGTGCAATCTTGCAAAAGATGCCTtcggtggccacatccaggagcatgctgttgtTGACGATACCCTCAGATCGAGCTGCTTGTATTGCCAACCAGAAGACGATGCTGACGGCTGCCGCGGCGCGCAAATagagcgtacacactggacgaattGAACAATTTGTCGCTCCGCTCTGTCAGAAATTGggcaaatcgtctagtgtgtacccagctttatgttCATCTCTGACGTGACAGCAATAGCAGTAGGAGAGAGTAGGACTGACCAGATGGGGAAGGCTTTGGCGCAGTTGGTCAGCCTAACAAATGTTTCAGCTACTGTAACATTCCCTGTTTTAAAAGTATGGAGAATACAGTTTGGAGTGTTTATAATACATATGGCGAGTGCAGAGCTTCTGTATGCAAATTGCAAAAGGCTAGCAATCCTAGCCTTTGtgcccattccctctctctctctctctctctctctctctctctctctctctctctctctctctctctctctctctctctctctctctctctctctctctatatatatatatatatatatatatatatatatatatatatatggttggtTGGTTGGCGGAATATCCAGTCTCTGATATAGGGTATCATGCGTGACGTCCCTTTACTGACATGCTGTAAACAATGTGGAGTTGTCAGCGTGCCGCATGACTCAGTCTGCTGGTGTAAAAGCTCTGCGTGCAATCACTACAGACATAAGTTGACTGCTGTTCCAAGTTCCTTGGCCGGAGTCAATCTGCACATTCCAATGGTGTAGACGCGTCCTACCTTGTGTGCAAGTGAGGAGACGTTGCGCTGTCGGGTCAGGAAGTTCATTTAAGGTTTTTACAGCCTTAAGAAATGTGACAGATCTAGATAGTATAAGCTGGATACAGGCACTTAATCGCTACTTTGTGCAGTTATTTATTATCATAGCATCTTATTGTATGTGGCATTCCCTGCTTGTCGGTTAGATTCCCAGTTTTTTAGCCGTTCGGATAATCCGGCttttcacagcagcacagagtattccaGGACGGTTGCGCCGATTTTGTGGAAGGTTGTGACCCGTGCGACTGTGTTACCATGGGCAGAGGAATTTGTGGAAAGATCAGGGTCTCATGTACAGGGGTGGAAGTGTTGTTTTTAGCAACTGTAATGATATACATATTCTTTAAGGGCAACACGGTGGCACATTTATTAGCATTGGTGCCACGATTCCAGCCAGGGccgtatctgtgtggagtttgtatgttctcgtgTTTTAGTTGGTTTCCTCCAGATGTTCTGGTTTCCTCCCATAACCcccaaaaaacatactggtaggttaatattCTGTAGAGTGCTGCagaatatgcgtgcgctatataaatgtaaaaaaaccaTAATAGTAATACTGTAACCATGACACCATGGTGCAATCAATAAAGAGCAGTGTGCATTAATTATGTTATACAGATTTAGGGGGGTGGCACAGACAAGCCTAGAACATAGCTAGGCAACATGTGGAACTCCTGCTTCTGTGGAACaataacatcccagcatgccctgccacttgTTTGCTCTGTTGGATTGCTGAAACTGTGGAGGGGcatgctcagagccggccctaaccaatatgatgccctaggcaagattttggctggtgccccctagcaccaccgctggttccgcctctgaccttgcacctctttcccagcaccaccatccctcatccataacagtccttattttggtgtttgtaccccctatattttaaataggaacagtttgcacatttggcgcacatcccaaaaaggggtgtgtttttgctggcaaggggcatggccacacaatagtaaccccaattccaattacgccacacagtactgcaactttattcacatttgatcatgcgatagtgtccataattcatattacatcccacagtagtatcactttaccttataaacgttactcctcacagtagagccccttattcacattatatcacactgaattgctccttattcacattacaccacaccctattgctctttattcacattagacgacacagtagtgccctttctatatgcaatgccacatagtagagcaacttatacacataatgccacacagtaatgtcccttacacatatgacacacattattaatgtccttataaacataatgtgccttacacattatgacaacctttattaatgcccttttacacataatgtcccttacacatatgctgcacattattaatgcccttatacacataatgacacacatagtgccgcctacacatttgctgcacattattagtgcccctatacacataatgacacacatacagtagtaccctgttacacatatgccgcacattattaatgcccttattcacataatgacacacatagtgccccatacacatttgctgcatattattaatgcatttttacatgccacacataatgctccttacatattccgaacactactgcacaaccaacccactcacatgcacacagcactcacactgccactaacattgtgacctctgcctctgcttggatacagatgtgtcctcataaatcttgcctcaatgctaacatcggggacacattttttttaatgaaaagcatcttatttgcattgctatgtggctaggatgcaaaagcagcttctgctgattaaaatgatatgcagcatgcctatatattgtgtgagactgtggctgtatctgcatatgaaatgctacacacagaatataggcatgccgcatatcattttaatcagcagaagctgctgatgcccctaggcatatcaaatgccctaggcaattgcctagtttgcctatgcctatggccggctctgggcatgctggggtgtgtagtctcACAGAGACCACAGTACCTCCCGTTGCCTAATCTTGTACCATGTGGGCTGCAAATAAGATCATACGAAAAGATTTTCCGCATTCTCTCTCTGACTATCTTTATGCAGAGAGATAACGCCCATTAAATTGCACTTGCCGTATACACTGAGGTGAAGGTAGCCATATTGATGGTGAACTTATAATCACGGCTATTAATTACACCACAGAGGCATGAGGCACAGTGTACCTCATTCGTCACTGTTGTTCCTAAAGAGTTGATAGCTTGCACTGCTGTTCAGCCCACAAATTGGCTGCCCCTACTGTGAGTAGACAGCGGAGACGTAAATCCCTTAGCACGAATTATAAAGCCAGCAGGTCATGTGACAGGATCTGGAGcgcgagaggagggggaggggggtgcagcctCGGGGCTGGTTGCATGTTAGTAATGAGTTATAAAATGTGAAAACTGGGAATGTACACGAAGCAGAAAACATATGAATGACAACAAAAGAAACGTACCGTGTCTATGTAACTGTTAGTTATTACAATTTCTGAACCGGGTAAAGTGAATATAACAAATAGTGTATCTGTAACCTGGTATGGGTAGTGGGACTTGCACTGGAGCTGGTGAAAACCTTGTATCTGAATTTCAGTTTTTTTTCTTTCCTACAGATAACAAGACCAAGTCATGCAGTCTTTTCGGGAAAGGTGTGGTTTCCATGGCAACCAACAGAACTACCAACCATCTTCACAGGATTCCTCACGCCTGGAGAATTACAGGCATCAAAGTCACCCGGGGCTCAACTGCGTGCGTCAGAGGCAGATCACCAAAGGCTACTATGCCCAAGGGTCCTTTCAAGGCTACGAGAACAACACAGGGGAGAAATACCCCCGGGGTGACAAGCACATGAACGTCCAACAGCTTCAAGGCAGGGTCTCTTTTGCCAGCTTCCCTGAGGGCAACGTGTACCCTGGACAGTATTCTGGGGAAGATGGGCTGCAGAATTGGGGGCAATCTCAGGATTTGAGTGGTACGAAATATGAGGAAAACATAATAAAGAAGACATCTGGAGAAGGCAGGGGATACCAAGATCCAGCTACACAGATACCGTTCCGCTCTCATTCTCTACACCACCCGCAGCAGCCAAATCTCCCCTATGCTAAGCTTCCCCGCCAGAAGGTTCAAAGTGTCCAGAATGATGTCCCATCTTCTCCCCTCTCTTTTTCCCAGTCTCCTCACTTCAACCAGAATTTCCCCACATCCACATATTCCTCTGTTCCAGGAAGCAGCCCAGTATCTCACTCCTTTAAGAGCTGCACAGCCCCATCTAACCCTCCTCATGAACGTGCCATGGCTACTGCTGGCCAGCGGGTGCAGCCCATCCATGGCTACCAGTCATCTAGAATGAGTTCCTATGAGCAAACACAACGCCATCATGCACAGGAAACTTTGCACTACCAGAATATGGCCAAGTACCATGGCCAACATTATAGCCAACAAGGCCAAGCGTACTGCCAGCCTGAGGCTCCCAGCAGGACTCCAGAGCAGTATTATCAAACGTTCAGCCCCAGTGCCAGCCATTCCCCAGCCCGATCAGTGGGTAGATCCCCATCTTACAGTTCTACTCCTTCTCCCCTGATGCCAAACATTGAGAACTTTCAGTATAACCAGCAGCAGCATAATACTAATACATTCCCTATAGGTATTTCTGATCACAGTCACTACATGCCTCTATTGAACCCATCACCAACGGGCACCTCCAGCCCTGAGTCGCAGACTAAAAACTTGCAGAACGACAAAATCCCAGAGACTTTGCTGTCTGACCTGAGTCTTCAAAGCCTCACAGCTCTCACATCCCAAGTGGAGAACATCTCCAACACCGTCCAGCAACTACTTCTGTCCAAGTCTGGCATTCCCCAGAAGAAAGGGGTTAAGACTTCTCCCAGGACCGCAGAGCAAATGAAGGGTCAGCATTGCAGTTCAGAAAGCAGCACTTACTCTTCTGAACAAATGGGAACGCCACTTTCAGAAACTCTGGGCACGCCACAATCTGTACATGCAGAGATTCAGGATGCAGACTACCTTAGTGGCTCAGAGGACCAGCTAGAAAGAAATTACTTGTACTGTGGTCCAGGACAAAGCCCAGGCAGAGCTAACAGTACAAAAATGAAACCAGAATCCATCTCCACATGCTCTGTGACTTCACCTGACAACCTGTCGACAAAGTCTGATGACTCATTTCAAAGCATCCACGCCAACCTTCCTCTGGAGACCTTTGCCAAGCTGGTGAGCAGTGACAGGCAGTGTCCTCACTTGCTGGTTAATGCTCTGTCCCAAGAAGAGCTGTCTACAGAAATCATTGTTCTGCAAGATGCTATCGATAATGAAAAAGCTTGGACTGATTCTCCTGAATTGGATAATAACTCCCCCAAATCACCATTCAACTTAGAAAACCATACTTGTGTAGAATCAGTGGCAAAAAATACATGGGCTGACCAAGGGAATGCACAACTGTTTCCAGATGCTATGAAGAAGAGTGCCCCAGAAAAATCTCCTTTGAGGAACCACAATGACTTCGGTGAGGAATATTATGAAAAAAAGGACTTTCCGTCAGTGCCAGCAAAAGTTGCAGATGCAACAGAAAATTCAGTTGTTTTGAGTATAGAAAAAGATCTTGAGGCTGCCACGTCTAGCGCAAGCTATACCAGCTACTCAAACACTGTGGCAAACACAACTTGTTCAAAGTCCAATGACCCTTTCGACTGGCCAGATAAGAATATGACTGAATCTTGCCTTAGATGGAAAGAAATTGAGCTGACTTTTCACTCATCGGATCTCCAGAAAGGTTTGTTCCAAAGCAAGGAGAATAAAGTTGATAGCCAGCTAGATGTTCCTGATGTGGAGACACCACTGGAAAATGACTCCGGGGAAGAGTTTAATAAAGAAGTTGCAGAAGACATGACCTACACAGAAGATGGCAAAGCAGACAACGAAAAGTGGTTGGAAGATACCAGGGATTGTTACACTGAAGATGATTTTAACGATATCCCAGATCTCCCATCCCAAAAAGAATCTAatctggaacccgaagactattccTCTTTGTGTGACTTCTCTGAAAGAAAATCTTTCATATATGATGAATCCCTTCCGAAACCGACAAGGGATTCTGAAGCCTTATCTTCTATCAATACACCGGAGTCTATGGAAAACCCAAGCACGGAAGAGAAGAATGATTCTGCGGCATCACCACTTCTGTCTGGTAATTCTATAATCTTGCTTGGTCCCACTGTGGAGACAGAGTCGAAAGTTAAAAGCTGGTTCGAATCCACAATTCAACATAGTAACCTAGATGACCTAACAGAGAAGAGCGAAAAGAGCATAGAAGTCAGTTCCTTGGAAACTTCATCTCTTATGGAGGTAGACGAAACAGACCTCAAAGTAATTACTAATCAGCTGCCTATTGAAACTGAAGAAAAACTTGAGAAGAAACCTCAGCGAGGTCGAAGGAATTTGTGCAAAGCAACAGAAACTGATGAGTCTGATTTTACGTTTCAGAACTCAGCAGAATTCAATGCCAAAGTTGAGATGGAGGTTGAGAGTGCCCAGGCAGATAGCGTAAGTTCAATAATGCTATTTGACAAGACCCCAGTGACCGAGCCAGCAAGGATGTGTACCCGTTCCTCCACTGCAAGGGTGGAGCCTCACGGGTGTAGACCAGGCGTAGGTATGAAAGCACCGCAACAAGACAAAACTAAAAGAGGAGCTTTTGGAGAGAAAGAGCGGGCCCCTTATAAAACTGGGAGGCGTGGTGGAAAGAATGCTGTGAAAATATTGCCAACAT
Protein-coding regions in this window:
- the RAI1 gene encoding retinoic acid-induced protein 1; this encodes MQSFRERCGFHGNQQNYQPSSQDSSRLENYRHQSHPGLNCVRQRQITKGYYAQGSFQGYENNTGEKYPRGDKHMNVQQLQGRVSFASFPEGNVYPGQYSGEDGLQNWGQSQDLSGTKYEENIIKKTSGEGRGYQDPATQIPFRSHSLHHPQQPNLPYAKLPRQKVQSVQNDVPSSPLSFSQSPHFNQNFPTSTYSSVPGSSPVSHSFKSCTAPSNPPHERAMATAGQRVQPIHGYQSSRMSSYEQTQRHHAQETLHYQNMAKYHGQHYSQQGQAYCQPEAPSRTPEQYYQTFSPSASHSPARSVGRSPSYSSTPSPLMPNIENFQYNQQQHNTNTFPIGISDHSHYMPLLNPSPTGTSSPESQTKNLQNDKIPETLLSDLSLQSLTALTSQVENISNTVQQLLLSKSGIPQKKGVKTSPRTAEQMKGQHCSSESSTYSSEQMGTPLSETLGTPQSVHAEIQDADYLSGSEDQLERNYLYCGPGQSPGRANSTKMKPESISTCSVTSPDNLSTKSDDSFQSIHANLPLETFAKLVSSDRQCPHLLVNALSQEELSTEIIVLQDAIDNEKAWTDSPELDNNSPKSPFNLENHTCVESVAKNTWADQGNAQLFPDAMKKSAPEKSPLRNHNDFGEEYYEKKDFPSVPAKVADATENSVVLSIEKDLEAATSSASYTSYSNTVANTTCSKSNDPFDWPDKNMTESCLRWKEIELTFHSSDLQKGLFQSKENKVDSQLDVPDVETPLENDSGEEFNKEVAEDMTYTEDGKADNEKWLEDTRDCYTEDDFNDIPDLPSQKESNLEPEDYSSLCDFSERKSFIYDESLPKPTRDSEALSSINTPESMENPSTEEKNDSAASPLLSGNSIILLGPTVETESKVKSWFESTIQHSNLDDLTEKSEKSIEVSSLETSSLMEVDETDLKVITNQLPIETEEKLEKKPQRGRRNLCKATETDESDFTFQNSAEFNAKVEMEVESAQADSVSSIMLFDKTPVTEPARMCTRSSTARVEPHGCRPGVGMKAPQQDKTKRGAFGEKERAPYKTGRRGGKNAVKILPTSNDQNLLLLQNKSPTILNTGQKSKENNISILKDERSMILRSRSKKQELFPAKRRRGKRGMNFVLKKRSSLKKIIANNCTASDAFQMMPKVRKRVKLSSSGVAINVKPTERPLHSLKRKSNLISPVPAKKRNLILHGKKAKEQKSETPSNLFKKIKPIKKEKVKLTIAAKKNCKVMLSAPSVRVAPDVCLKITSRSSYHGTMKTKVLPPRKGRGLKLEAIVQKMTSPNQKKQGVAIGGMTNGVLPNNNSNTLTQARELRDSSLIITDSETKMLSQEVTQIKAPKSEPEMHTASCRSSNNRSFKGKPLYKKKVTTNSLHGHVSTLTVAKPEGNCTSTKRPNVVPKKKSGRGRSKSSQSTSKTAAKKLLGASPSVLLTTRDKALSENALLAKKCLPNECKHLKLKEGSSLPDASEETLSQTRSRKKTKYPSFSSYTKRQRKCSPRNKSTSQTPTTKRRTKRQNIPHITPKEPEIKLKYVSCKPVRAESRVRFFSPYVQVEKRNAFTTTCTVINTAGEETRFLKDRSVVHSSSPSVPFDNQGSLPFSSRMQLGPLVCKSVSSGCLLCCLCRCPANYKDLGDLCGPYYPMDCLPNKKSRPKDKHQTEETLLEKSSKVVVVDSICTAGSGRTSCMDSGATDLVKHNTLRTSARGIFRKLPSCYCCNKKAEGTETEKPRKHQCSKTTELHSLEPETQEHWVHEACAVWTSGVYLVAGKLYGIHEAIQMAATALCPRCQKLGATVGCNHKGCTQTYHYVCATEAGCLLSEENFSLRCLKHKRHLV